A window from Spiroplasma endosymbiont of Aspidapion aeneum encodes these proteins:
- a CDS encoding AAA family ATPase, with protein sequence MKKFYIGNFRNIFEEIEIDMEEENSLVFIGPNGIGKTNILEAIDWFVEEINHKDKIYENVTTKSIDNTLNILGENDRTYVTFVSDINNDMIKDINNVIDSNKECSIKFKLSNDHLMDYKIIIERSSKSSSGLYYNKNFKDKNNIENKNILRYCIDKIISEFVENHNKAGISLNDFFNKDTDGLYVTLNNKIDDYENYISNVKAVELYNNKVRENENINVELKTKPKKPYEEIKYTELMRVKKLIGDVELIFNINNLIAIDYVVNASNENNTAYKYSIGRLKNSNISYFLNGFFNFSGYLDELEIADKSGTDDNSMGTIKTIVDKLSKDTQEAISKLFDKFDISMKPDFDYINNQLLISVKNKHDFNIGVTKTELNSSGYKAFFEIMLRIKSILQKAEHNNKKYLLYLLLADEPEKNLHIKLQIQLRKFILDNIKEIPNIYFLYATHSPYFIDPYNSLVFTCSAIDAGKSSGSLVVDPIPKENFSDNNYLISKKILTLLEACGVINNYSKNEILSIDDACRNSAYYQEKLILIDEEIANKQNSDYDHKKTYMDIIKENIDKYCDEYHIRTFKKKDDILKVYKKEEYIIIEIEEFIKHISFINSIKKSKENFLPIVIFNK encoded by the coding sequence ATGAAAAAATTTTATATAGGCAATTTTAGAAATATATTTGAGGAAATAGAAATAGATATGGAAGAAGAAAATTCATTGGTATTTATTGGCCCAAATGGAATTGGTAAGACAAATATATTAGAAGCGATTGATTGATTTGTGGAGGAAATAAATCATAAGGATAAAATTTATGAAAATGTAACAACAAAAAGCATTGATAATACTTTAAATATTCTTGGTGAAAACGATCGAACATATGTTACATTTGTATCTGATATTAATAATGATATGATAAAAGATATAAATAATGTTATAGATTCAAATAAAGAATGCAGTATTAAATTTAAATTAAGTAATGATCACTTAATGGATTATAAAATTATAATTGAAAGAAGTTCCAAATCATCAAGTGGATTATATTATAATAAAAACTTCAAAGATAAAAATAATATTGAAAATAAAAATATATTAAGATATTGTATTGACAAAATAATATCTGAATTTGTTGAAAATCACAATAAGGCCGGTATCTCATTGAATGATTTTTTTAATAAGGATACAGATGGATTATATGTTACATTAAATAATAAAATTGATGATTATGAAAATTATATTTCTAATGTTAAGGCTGTTGAATTGTATAATAACAAAGTAAGAGAAAATGAAAACATTAATGTTGAATTGAAAACTAAACCAAAAAAGCCATATGAAGAAATTAAATACACTGAATTGATGCGCGTTAAAAAGTTAATAGGTGATGTAGAATTAATATTTAATATTAATAACTTGATCGCCATTGATTATGTGGTAAATGCAAGTAATGAAAATAATACAGCTTATAAATATTCTATTGGGAGGCTAAAGAATTCTAATATATCATATTTTTTGAATGGTTTTTTTAACTTTTCAGGTTATTTAGATGAGTTAGAGATAGCAGACAAAAGTGGCACCGATGATAATTCCATGGGAACCATAAAGACTATAGTTGATAAACTGTCCAAAGATACACAGGAAGCCATATCAAAATTGTTTGATAAATTTGATATATCAATGAAGCCTGATTTTGACTATATAAACAATCAGTTACTTATATCTGTAAAAAATAAGCATGATTTCAATATCGGTGTCACAAAAACTGAATTAAACAGTTCTGGGTACAAAGCTTTTTTTGAAATTATGTTAAGAATTAAAAGTATACTTCAGAAAGCAGAGCACAATAATAAGAAGTATTTATTATATTTATTATTGGCGGATGAACCTGAAAAAAATTTACATATAAAACTTCAAATTCAATTGAGAAAATTTATTTTAGATAATATAAAAGAAATCCCAAATATATATTTTCTATATGCAACACATTCACCATACTTTATCGACCCTTATAATTCATTGGTATTTACATGTTCAGCAATTGATGCAGGAAAATCCTCAGGTTCACTAGTTGTTGACCCAATTCCTAAAGAAAATTTTAGTGATAATAATTATTTAATATCTAAGAAAATTTTAACATTATTAGAGGCTTGTGGCGTTATTAATAATTATAGTAAAAATGAAATATTAAGTATTGATGATGCATGTAGGAATAGTGCTTATTATCAAGAAAAATTAATTTTAATTGATGAGGAAATTGCAAATAAACAGAATTCTGACTATGATCATAAAAAGACATATATGGATATTATAAAAGAAAATATAGATAAATATTGTGATGAATATCATATCAGAACTTTTAAAAAAAAGGATGATATACTTAAAGTTTATAAAAAAGAAGAATATATCATTATAGAAATTGAAGAATTTATTAAACATATAAGCTTTATTAACTCTATAAAGAAATCAAAAGAGAATTTTCTTCCCATTGTTATTTTTAATAAATAA
- a CDS encoding lipoprotein, producing the protein MRKLLGLLGALGLVASSSSVVVSCGKSDDKAIDLSAVKLTTDKDTTGATLAKDADNDSNFTGSITADATKITLDFSGMTDNKDKNVTVDADKTIVHQSTASDTKVDASKLTANVASPVDTNKGPVITAEVSGIAEKNVVVIAFTVDGFKESTVTLTVAKAGTPSAKKDLSKVVATKALGEITEESATTLPSAEHLATALNEKNSGLGITKDDFDIATDPAQSTTTATITAKGNNFTGTVAVTYTVKAGSTPSAKKDLSKVVATKALGEITEESATTLPSAEHLATALNAKNSGLGITKDDFDIAKTPAQSATGATITAKGNNFTGTVAVTYTVKVG; encoded by the coding sequence ATGAGAAAACTATTAGGATTATTAGGAGCCCTAGGGTTAGTGGCTTCAAGTAGCTCAGTTGTTGTTTCTTGTGGAAAATCAGATGATAAAGCAATTGATCTTTCTGCTGTTAAACTAACAACAGATAAAGATACAACAGGTGCTACACTTGCAAAAGATGCAGATAACGATTCAAATTTTACTGGATCAATCACAGCAGATGCAACAAAAATTACTCTTGATTTTTCTGGAATGACAGATAATAAAGATAAAAATGTAACAGTTGATGCTGATAAAACAATCGTGCACCAATCAACAGCTTCAGATACAAAAGTTGATGCTTCTAAACTTACTGCAAATGTTGCATCTCCAGTAGATACTAATAAAGGACCAGTAATCACAGCTGAAGTTTCAGGGATAGCAGAAAAAAATGTTGTTGTTATCGCATTTACAGTTGACGGATTTAAAGAAAGCACTGTAACTTTAACAGTTGCAAAAGCTGGTACACCATCAGCTAAAAAAGATTTATCTAAAGTGGTTGCAACAAAAGCACTTGGTGAAATTACAGAAGAATCAGCAACTACATTACCATCTGCTGAACATTTAGCAACAGCTCTTAATGAAAAAAATTCTGGTCTTGGAATAACAAAAGATGACTTTGATATAGCGACAGATCCTGCACAATCTACCACAACTGCTACTATTACTGCAAAAGGTAATAATTTCACTGGAACAGTTGCTGTTACTTATACAGTAAAAGCTGGTAGTACACCATCAGCTAAAAAAGATTTATCTAAAGTGGTTGCAACAAAAGCACTTGGTGAAATTACAGAAGAATCAGCAACTACATTACCATCTGCTGAACATTTAGCAACAGCTCTTAATGCAAAAAATTCTGGTCTTGGAATAACAAAAGATGACTTTGATATAGCTAAAACTCCTGCACAATCTGCAACAGGTGCTACTATTACTGCAAAAGGTAATAATTTCACTGGAACAGTTGCTGTTACATATACAGTAAAAGTAGGTTAA